From one Anaerobranca gottschalkii DSM 13577 genomic stretch:
- a CDS encoding NUDIX hydrolase — protein sequence MSWKLNSTKTIYSNQFITLVEKNSSHPHLGTHNFYCVLFPQWVNVVAITRDNNLVLVKQYRHGLDSYTLETPGGVVDPGEEPEQTAQRELLEETGYKGKIISLGKVAPNPAIQNNLCHIFLFTDCEKVAVQKLDDTEDIQIVEVPLKELDKLIAEEKIIHSLSVVSLLKTKNFLEKERKLKYF from the coding sequence ATGTCATGGAAACTAAATTCTACAAAAACAATTTATTCTAATCAATTTATCACCCTTGTGGAAAAAAACAGTTCTCACCCACACTTAGGAACCCACAACTTTTATTGTGTCCTTTTTCCCCAATGGGTTAATGTTGTAGCTATCACTAGAGATAATAATTTAGTACTAGTTAAACAATATCGCCATGGACTAGACTCCTATACTTTAGAAACACCTGGTGGAGTAGTTGATCCGGGAGAAGAACCTGAACAAACTGCCCAGCGGGAATTATTAGAAGAAACGGGATACAAAGGAAAAATAATTTCTTTAGGAAAAGTAGCTCCAAATCCAGCAATTCAAAATAACCTATGCCATATTTTCTTATTCACCGACTGTGAAAAGGTAGCAGTTCAAAAGTTAGACGATACAGAAGATATTCAAATAGTAGAAGTTCCTTTAAAGGAACTAGATAAATTAATAGCTGAAGAAAAAATCATCCATTCCCTTTCGGTGGTTTCCCTTTTAAAAACAAAGAATTTTTTAGAAAAAGAAAGAAAGTTGAAGTATTTTTAG
- the leuS gene encoding leucine--tRNA ligase — protein sequence MSKYGVHIDQKWQKKWEETKLYKFNKDRVDKKLYCLEMFSYPSGSKLHVGHWYNYGVTDSWARLKRLQGFEVFQPMGFDAFGLPAENYAIKTGIHPQDSTLENIRTMEIQLKNMGAMFDWDYEIITCNPDYYKWTQWIFLKLYEKGLAYRKEAPVNWCPDCNTVLANEQVVNGLCERCNSEVTKKNLTQWFFKITDYAEELLEKLDGLDWPEKTKLMQKNWIGKSEGAQITFKIKGSEETFEVFTTRPDTLFGVTYVVLAPENPLVDKITTPEYKELVEEYQEKTKKLNEIDRLATTHEKTGVFTGSYAIHPITGKEVPIWIGDYVLATYGTGAVMAVPGHDERDFEFATKYQLPIVRVIKGYDENDDLPYTGPGTLVNSDQFNGLDWEEGKKAIVSFLKTKDLGEFRINYRLRDWLVSRQRYWGAPIPIIYCDSCGIVPVPEDQLPVLLPYDVDFTPDGKSPLAKHQGFINTTCPTCGKAAKRETDTLDTFVDSSWYYLRYPDNKNEKEPFNKEWLNKMGPVDKYVGGPEHACMHLLYARFIHKALRDMGYIDFDEPFISLVHQGIILGPDGNRMSKSKGNVISPDGYIETYGSDVFRMYLMFGFAYTEGGPWNDDGIKAIARFFDRIERFIDKFIELKNSGETKDSFDKEEKELNYVLNYTIKSVGQDADKFQFNTSIARMMELVNSLYSYTSSVDKINLTFLETTLKKFVTILAPFAPHFSEELWEKLGQEYSVFNQKWPEYDPKALIKDTIELAVQINGKVRGKIEVDSGADEKTIEKLALEDEKVKGYIDGKTIRKVIVIKGKIINIVVS from the coding sequence ATGTCTAAATACGGAGTACATATTGATCAAAAGTGGCAAAAGAAATGGGAAGAAACAAAACTTTATAAATTCAACAAAGATAGGGTTGATAAAAAACTGTATTGTTTAGAAATGTTCTCCTACCCCTCTGGCAGTAAACTACATGTTGGCCATTGGTACAACTATGGGGTAACGGATTCCTGGGCCCGTTTAAAAAGATTACAGGGATTTGAAGTATTTCAACCTATGGGCTTTGATGCCTTTGGACTCCCTGCAGAAAATTATGCTATTAAAACCGGTATTCACCCACAAGATTCCACTTTAGAAAATATCCGAACAATGGAAATCCAATTAAAAAATATGGGGGCAATGTTTGATTGGGATTATGAAATCATCACATGTAACCCCGATTATTATAAGTGGACCCAATGGATTTTCTTAAAACTATATGAGAAAGGTTTAGCTTATCGAAAAGAAGCTCCTGTAAACTGGTGTCCAGATTGTAATACAGTTTTAGCTAACGAACAAGTTGTTAATGGTTTATGTGAAAGGTGTAATTCAGAGGTAACAAAGAAAAATCTAACCCAATGGTTTTTCAAAATTACAGATTATGCTGAAGAGCTACTAGAAAAACTAGATGGATTAGATTGGCCTGAGAAAACTAAGTTGATGCAAAAGAATTGGATTGGGAAATCGGAAGGAGCTCAGATTACTTTTAAAATTAAAGGTAGTGAAGAAACTTTCGAAGTATTTACTACAAGGCCAGATACCCTCTTTGGAGTAACCTATGTAGTCTTAGCTCCAGAAAATCCTCTAGTAGATAAAATTACAACACCTGAATACAAAGAACTAGTAGAAGAATATCAAGAAAAAACCAAAAAACTCAATGAAATTGACAGGTTAGCTACTACCCATGAAAAAACAGGGGTATTTACCGGAAGTTATGCAATCCATCCTATAACTGGTAAAGAAGTTCCTATTTGGATAGGAGACTACGTATTAGCTACCTACGGTACCGGTGCAGTTATGGCAGTACCTGGCCATGATGAAAGGGATTTTGAATTTGCAACTAAGTATCAACTACCAATTGTAAGGGTTATAAAGGGTTATGATGAAAATGATGACCTTCCCTATACTGGACCGGGAACATTAGTTAACAGTGACCAATTTAATGGTTTAGATTGGGAAGAAGGTAAAAAAGCTATTGTAAGCTTCTTAAAGACTAAAGATCTCGGTGAATTTAGAATTAACTATCGCTTAAGGGATTGGTTAGTTTCTAGACAAAGGTATTGGGGTGCACCAATTCCAATAATTTACTGTGATTCTTGTGGTATCGTACCAGTACCAGAAGATCAACTACCGGTTTTATTACCCTATGATGTAGATTTCACCCCCGATGGTAAATCACCATTAGCAAAACATCAAGGTTTTATCAATACTACCTGCCCTACCTGTGGTAAAGCTGCTAAAAGGGAAACAGATACTCTAGATACCTTTGTAGATTCTAGCTGGTATTATCTGAGATATCCTGATAACAAAAATGAAAAAGAACCTTTTAATAAAGAATGGCTTAATAAAATGGGACCTGTAGATAAATATGTTGGAGGTCCTGAACATGCCTGTATGCACCTACTCTATGCCCGCTTCATCCATAAAGCATTAAGGGATATGGGGTATATAGATTTTGATGAACCCTTTATTTCTTTGGTACATCAAGGAATAATTTTAGGACCTGATGGAAATAGGATGAGTAAATCCAAAGGTAATGTTATCTCCCCTGATGGCTATATTGAAACCTATGGATCAGATGTTTTTAGAATGTATCTAATGTTTGGTTTCGCTTACACTGAAGGTGGTCCCTGGAATGATGATGGTATAAAAGCAATAGCCCGATTCTTTGATAGAATTGAAAGATTCATTGATAAGTTTATAGAATTAAAAAATTCTGGGGAAACTAAAGACTCCTTTGATAAAGAAGAAAAAGAACTTAATTATGTCCTCAATTATACCATCAAATCAGTAGGGCAAGATGCCGATAAATTCCAATTCAACACCTCTATTGCAAGGATGATGGAATTAGTTAACTCTTTATATAGTTATACTTCATCGGTGGATAAAATCAATTTAACTTTCTTAGAAACCACATTGAAAAAATTTGTTACTATCTTAGCTCCCTTTGCCCCCCACTTTAGTGAAGAACTTTGGGAAAAATTAGGTCAAGAATACTCAGTATTTAACCAAAAATGGCCAGAGTATGACCCTAAAGCCTTAATAAAAGATACTATTGAACTAGCAGTCCAAATCAATGGTAAAGTTAGGGGTAAAATTGAAGTAGATTCCGGAGCTGATGAAAAAACTATTGAAAAACTAGCACTAGAAGATGAAAAAGTAAAAGGTTATATAGATGGAAAAACTATCAGAAAGGTAATTGTTATTAAAGGAAAAATCATCAATATAGTAGTTTCATAA
- a CDS encoding DUF1622 domain-containing protein: protein MDLFAHIIHEGIIFLSIILEAFTAIVISLVSVIVLIGYFFSLFKPEEKLRLGLARGLALGLEFALAGEILRTIIVRSLDDILILGSIVILRGGLSVLIHWEIKHTLGCISNKCSLEEIKDKIEE, encoded by the coding sequence ATGGACCTTTTTGCCCATATCATCCATGAAGGAATAATTTTTCTATCGATCATTTTAGAAGCTTTTACTGCCATAGTAATCTCATTAGTTTCCGTTATAGTTTTAATAGGTTATTTCTTCTCATTATTTAAACCAGAAGAAAAATTACGGTTAGGTCTAGCTAGAGGTTTAGCCCTTGGCTTAGAATTCGCCTTAGCAGGTGAAATTTTAAGAACTATAATTGTCAGGAGTTTAGATGATATCCTCATTTTAGGATCTATAGTCATTTTAAGGGGTGGACTCAGCGTACTTATCCACTGGGAAATTAAACATACTTTAGGATGTATCTCAAATAAATGTAGTCTCGAAGAAATCAAAGATAAGATTGAAGAATAA
- a CDS encoding PLP-dependent aminotransferase family protein: MDQFLITFSGKKSKYKELQEHIKHLIITGVLPHHYKLPSIRKLANKLDVNPVTVVNCYKSLEREGYVYTISGGGTYVIADNNLANTNEDFTESSSPHNIKYDLSSSSPSPLFFPVKTFKNLLNEVLERDGGFAFNYQESEGYLPLRQSLQSLLTEYKIKVSHHYIHVITGGQQGLDVIAKTLLQEGDYVFTEEPCYPGAIATFSSRGAKVIGIPIREKGIDLVILEKELKKYKPKFIYVMPDFQSPTGYLYDQTHRKKLLELANKYSFTIVEDDHFADLNYSQIKLPPLKALDTNDNVIYIKSFSKVFMPGLRLALLVAPPLFNGPLQEAKQFSDISTSGFLQRTFDLYLRKGLWNEHVNKVKLIYQRRCQSMLSALERHFPSSIKFSKPQGGLAIWVQLPENLKAKEIQKFALTKGISITIGDDFFIQRKENFFRLSFTNLSEKEIEKPIKELATIIKNML; this comes from the coding sequence ATGGATCAATTCCTGATTACATTTAGTGGCAAAAAAAGTAAGTATAAAGAATTACAAGAACATATTAAACATCTGATCATAACTGGGGTTTTACCTCACCATTATAAATTACCTTCTATTAGAAAATTAGCAAATAAGTTAGATGTTAATCCAGTTACAGTAGTAAACTGTTATAAGAGTTTAGAAAGGGAAGGATATGTTTATACAATTTCAGGTGGTGGAACTTATGTAATTGCTGATAATAATTTAGCAAATACCAATGAAGATTTTACTGAAAGTTCTTCACCCCATAATATTAAATACGACCTTTCTTCCTCCTCCCCATCCCCCCTCTTTTTCCCTGTAAAAACATTTAAGAATTTATTAAACGAAGTGTTGGAAAGGGATGGAGGTTTTGCCTTCAATTATCAAGAATCCGAAGGTTATCTACCCTTAAGGCAAAGTTTACAAAGCTTATTAACTGAATATAAGATAAAAGTATCCCATCACTACATCCATGTAATTACTGGTGGTCAACAAGGCCTTGATGTTATAGCTAAAACCCTGTTACAAGAAGGAGACTATGTTTTTACGGAAGAGCCTTGTTATCCTGGGGCAATAGCTACTTTCTCTTCTAGAGGTGCTAAAGTCATCGGTATCCCTATTAGAGAAAAAGGAATTGACCTCGTTATATTAGAAAAAGAATTAAAAAAGTATAAACCCAAATTTATCTACGTTATGCCGGATTTTCAAAGTCCTACAGGTTATTTATACGATCAAACCCACAGAAAAAAATTGTTAGAATTAGCTAATAAATATTCTTTTACCATAGTTGAAGATGACCATTTCGCAGACTTAAACTATAGCCAAATAAAACTTCCCCCTTTAAAAGCTTTAGATACCAATGATAATGTAATCTATATAAAATCCTTTTCTAAAGTTTTTATGCCTGGTCTAAGATTAGCTTTACTTGTAGCTCCCCCTTTATTTAACGGCCCTTTACAAGAAGCTAAACAATTTTCCGATATTTCTACATCGGGCTTTTTACAGCGGACTTTTGATTTATATCTCAGAAAAGGGTTGTGGAATGAACATGTTAACAAAGTTAAACTAATTTATCAGCGACGGTGCCAAAGTATGTTAAGTGCCTTGGAACGCCACTTCCCCTCTTCTATTAAATTTTCTAAACCCCAAGGAGGCTTAGCGATTTGGGTTCAACTTCCCGAAAACCTAAAGGCAAAGGAAATACAAAAATTCGCTTTAACAAAAGGTATCTCTATTACTATAGGGGATGACTTTTTTATACAACGGAAGGAAAATTTCTTTAGACTAAGCTTTACTAACCTATCGGAAAAGGAAATTGAAAAACCTATTAAAGAGCTGGCAACTATTATAAAAAATATGCTATAA
- a CDS encoding TIGR01212 family radical SAM protein (This family includes YhcC from E. coli K-12, an uncharacterized radical SAM protein.), translating into MELYNQYSKYLLEKYGEKVYKLPINLPLTCPNRDGKFGTGGCTFCYEGGAGYERDTSNLTIKEQLAIIRDRIQRKYKANKFIAYFQNYSNTYMPIEDFKRYTLEAIEEDIVQIAISTRPDCVTYDHLEHLNYLKENYNIDISIELGLQSVNYHTLKKIHRGHTLAEFIDCVMMIKKYPFEICAHLILNLPWDDITDAIEGAKILSALKINQVKLHSLFIVKGTIMEQQFLNNQFSLISMDEYIRRVIAFLEHLDPKITIQRLIGRAPKEISENCNWQTSWWKIKEAIEWQMEQRKTYQGRLFNYTGGSAFKNNF; encoded by the coding sequence GTGGAATTATACAATCAATACTCAAAGTATTTACTAGAAAAATACGGTGAAAAAGTTTATAAATTACCTATCAACCTCCCTCTAACATGTCCTAATAGGGATGGTAAATTTGGTACAGGTGGATGTACCTTTTGCTATGAAGGTGGTGCCGGTTATGAGCGGGATACCTCAAATCTCACTATAAAGGAACAATTAGCTATAATTCGAGATAGAATTCAAAGGAAATATAAAGCTAATAAATTTATAGCCTATTTCCAAAATTATTCTAATACTTATATGCCAATAGAAGATTTTAAAAGGTACACCTTAGAAGCAATTGAAGAAGACATAGTACAAATTGCCATATCAACAAGACCTGATTGTGTAACCTATGATCATTTAGAACACCTAAATTATCTTAAAGAAAATTATAATATAGATATTTCAATTGAGCTTGGCTTACAGTCCGTTAACTACCATACTTTAAAGAAAATCCATCGGGGCCATACTCTAGCTGAATTTATCGATTGTGTAATGATGATAAAAAAATATCCCTTTGAAATTTGCGCCCATTTAATATTAAATCTACCTTGGGATGATATTACAGATGCTATAGAAGGGGCTAAAATTTTATCTGCATTAAAAATAAATCAAGTAAAACTCCACTCCCTCTTTATAGTTAAAGGGACCATTATGGAACAACAATTTTTAAATAACCAATTTTCCCTTATTTCCATGGATGAATATATTCGCAGGGTCATTGCCTTTTTAGAGCACTTAGACCCTAAAATTACTATTCAAAGGCTAATTGGAAGGGCACCGAAAGAAATCTCTGAAAACTGCAATTGGCAAACGAGCTGGTGGAAAATAAAGGAAGCAATTGAATGGCAGATGGAACAACGAAAAACATATCAAGGTCGATTATTTAATTACACCGGTGGTAGTGCCTTTAAAAATAACTTTTAA
- the typA gene encoding translational GTPase TypA encodes MNIREDIRNVAIVAHVDHGKTTLVDCLLKQSGVFRENQQVAERIMDSNSLERERGITILAKNTSIFYNGVKINIVDTPGHADFGGEVERTLKMVDNILLVVDAFEGPMPQTKFVLKKALDLNLKPIVVVNKVDRPGARPLEVVDEVLDLFISLDADEDQLEFPVIYCSAVEGWASLDPHKKGTDLKPLFDLLIDIVNPPQGEESPLQLMVTSIEYNEFVGRIAVGKLVNGILKPGQAVTVCSPNCNTQQKIGKIYTYQGLNKVEVQEARFGDIYAISGLQPINIGETVADLENPQPLPFIKIDEPTISMTFSVNNSPFAGLEGKFVTSRHLRERLLKELETNVSLRVEETDQTDSFEVKGRGELHLSILIETMRREGYEFQVSKPQVIFKEIDGVKHEPIEKVTIDVPQEFSGTVIEKLGRRKGVMLDMVNLSPEQVRLEFLVPARGLIGYRSELLTDTKGNGIISHIFEGYEPYKGEISYRTRGSLVASETGESTPYGLYQAQARGRLFIPPQTKVYAGMVVGENAKANDIDVNVCKKKQLTNIRASGSDDAIQLTPYTQLSLEQALEFIAEDELVEVTPKSIRLRKKQLDAKLRLREWKARQEASEK; translated from the coding sequence ATGAATATTAGAGAAGATATTAGGAATGTCGCTATAGTTGCCCACGTAGATCATGGAAAAACAACTTTAGTAGATTGTTTGCTCAAACAAAGTGGTGTTTTTAGAGAAAATCAGCAGGTAGCAGAACGGATTATGGATTCTAACAGTTTAGAAAGGGAAAGGGGTATTACGATACTAGCCAAAAACACTTCCATCTTTTATAACGGAGTTAAAATCAATATCGTAGATACTCCTGGACACGCTGATTTCGGCGGAGAAGTAGAAAGAACGTTAAAGATGGTTGATAACATCTTGTTAGTAGTTGATGCCTTTGAAGGACCTATGCCCCAAACAAAATTTGTGTTAAAAAAAGCTTTAGATTTAAATTTAAAGCCAATAGTAGTAGTTAATAAAGTGGATAGGCCAGGAGCCAGACCATTGGAAGTTGTGGATGAGGTCCTAGATTTATTTATAAGTTTAGATGCCGATGAAGATCAATTAGAATTCCCAGTTATATATTGCAGTGCCGTTGAAGGCTGGGCATCTTTAGATCCCCATAAAAAAGGTACTGATTTAAAACCTTTATTTGATTTGTTAATAGATATAGTCAATCCTCCCCAAGGGGAAGAAAGTCCACTACAATTGATGGTAACATCTATTGAGTATAATGAATTTGTGGGCCGAATAGCTGTAGGAAAATTAGTCAATGGTATTTTAAAACCTGGTCAAGCTGTAACTGTGTGTTCTCCCAATTGTAATACCCAACAAAAAATTGGCAAAATATACACTTATCAAGGCCTCAATAAAGTAGAAGTACAAGAAGCTAGATTTGGAGATATTTATGCAATAAGTGGACTTCAACCAATAAATATTGGGGAAACAGTGGCTGATTTAGAAAATCCCCAACCCCTTCCCTTTATTAAAATAGATGAACCAACTATTTCTATGACCTTTTCAGTAAACAACAGTCCTTTCGCAGGTTTAGAAGGAAAATTTGTAACTTCCCGCCACCTTCGGGAAAGACTTTTAAAAGAACTGGAAACCAATGTAAGTTTACGGGTTGAAGAAACCGATCAAACAGATAGTTTTGAAGTTAAAGGCCGTGGAGAACTTCATCTTTCCATTCTAATTGAAACTATGCGACGGGAAGGTTACGAATTTCAAGTAAGTAAACCTCAAGTAATCTTTAAAGAAATAGATGGTGTAAAACATGAGCCAATAGAAAAAGTTACTATCGATGTTCCCCAAGAATTTAGTGGAACTGTTATTGAGAAGTTAGGTAGAAGAAAAGGTGTTATGTTAGATATGGTAAACCTTTCACCTGAACAGGTAAGGCTTGAATTTTTAGTACCAGCTAGGGGCTTAATAGGGTATCGCTCTGAATTATTAACTGATACAAAAGGTAATGGAATTATAAGCCATATTTTTGAAGGTTATGAACCATATAAAGGGGAAATTAGTTATAGAACTAGAGGATCATTGGTGGCATCGGAAACCGGTGAATCCACTCCCTATGGTTTATATCAAGCTCAAGCTAGAGGAAGATTGTTTATTCCTCCCCAAACCAAAGTCTACGCCGGTATGGTAGTTGGTGAAAATGCAAAAGCCAACGATATAGATGTCAATGTTTGCAAAAAGAAACAATTGACAAATATTAGGGCTAGTGGTTCCGATGATGCCATTCAATTAACACCTTATACTCAGTTAAGTTTAGAACAAGCCTTAGAATTTATTGCAGAGGATGAACTAGTAGAAGTGACTCCAAAATCCATCCGCCTCAGAAAAAAACAACTAGATGCAAAACTGAGATTAAGGGAATGGAAAGCCCGTCAAGAAGCTTCAGAAAAATAA
- a CDS encoding sodium:solute symporter family protein, with the protein MNLIKFIMLFYLSAMFLFGVFYSKKIKTLSDFLLAGRSLGFILCTSTLAATHLGGGFILGSGEQGYLTGLAGIWYGLSTGIGLILLGLFFASKLRALSLTTISDYLEKRYNSSSIKYITAILSLTAIIGILAAQVKAAEGIMVILGFNPLTGAIFATLIFIIYTAISGMWGVTITDFVQIIIAGGGIILGAILALIKIDGFSSLVQHFQDNSYLDITSIGISSITWILLPTVMYTLIGQDFIQRLFSANNKETAQSSSIAAGILLIIVSFFPVLAGMVSQILFPNLENPRAAIPLLVIEVFPPILGGIVLASIMAAVMSTADSLLCAGTSHLINDLFLKFNKGDLNDKKLVRYSSFSTLAIGLISLLIALLLPSIISALIYAYTMYTAGVFIPVIGGLIWKNGNKYGALGGMLIGATTALLGLTEIIRFKDIPVVIYSSLISLTVYIIISILPISSPTSRNNFSG; encoded by the coding sequence ATGAATCTTATTAAATTTATCATGTTATTTTACTTAAGTGCTATGTTTCTATTTGGCGTATTTTATTCAAAAAAAATTAAAACATTATCAGATTTTTTATTGGCGGGAAGATCTTTAGGTTTTATTTTATGTACTTCTACTTTAGCGGCTACCCACTTAGGTGGAGGATTTATTCTTGGAAGTGGAGAACAAGGATATTTAACAGGATTAGCTGGTATTTGGTATGGATTATCTACAGGTATAGGATTAATCCTTTTAGGTTTATTTTTTGCTTCAAAGTTAAGGGCTTTATCTTTAACAACTATTTCTGACTACTTAGAAAAGAGATATAATTCCAGTTCTATAAAATATATAACAGCAATACTTTCACTAACAGCAATTATTGGTATTTTAGCAGCCCAAGTAAAGGCTGCCGAAGGAATTATGGTAATCTTAGGTTTTAATCCTTTGACAGGGGCAATTTTTGCCACATTAATATTTATCATTTACACGGCTATATCAGGTATGTGGGGTGTAACTATTACTGATTTTGTTCAAATAATTATCGCTGGAGGAGGAATTATTTTAGGAGCAATTTTAGCGTTAATAAAAATTGATGGTTTTTCCTCCCTTGTACAACATTTTCAAGATAACAGTTATTTAGATATAACAAGCATAGGTATTAGTTCAATAACTTGGATTCTTTTGCCTACTGTAATGTACACCCTTATCGGACAAGATTTTATTCAGAGGCTATTTTCCGCTAATAATAAAGAAACCGCCCAAAGTTCCAGTATAGCTGCTGGAATACTATTAATAATAGTTTCTTTTTTTCCAGTATTAGCTGGTATGGTTTCCCAAATTTTATTTCCAAACTTAGAGAATCCTAGAGCAGCTATACCATTGTTGGTAATTGAAGTTTTTCCTCCAATATTAGGAGGAATTGTTTTAGCATCTATTATGGCAGCTGTAATGTCTACAGCGGATTCCCTTTTATGTGCTGGTACCTCCCACTTAATTAATGATTTATTTTTAAAGTTTAACAAAGGAGACCTAAATGACAAAAAATTAGTTAGATATTCCAGCTTTTCTACCCTTGCAATAGGTTTAATTTCTTTATTGATTGCCCTACTCTTACCTAGCATAATATCAGCATTGATCTATGCCTATACTATGTATACAGCAGGTGTTTTTATCCCTGTTATTGGGGGCCTTATTTGGAAAAATGGTAATAAATATGGGGCTTTAGGGGGAATGTTAATAGGTGCTACCACGGCCCTATTAGGATTAACTGAGATTATAAGATTTAAAGATATACCTGTTGTTATTTATTCTTCATTGATTTCATTAACTGTCTATATTATAATTTCTATATTACCTATCTCAAGTCCTACAAGTAGAAATAATTTTTCAGGATAA